ACGTGCCGTAGGCAAAATGTCTTTAATTTTGAATTTTGAATTGTTAACCCGCACGCAGTTTCACTATCTCCTGGCGCTTTTCTTAGCTGAAAGTTTTGCCAGTGTTCCTCTTAAAACAACTAAAACAGGAACTCCAGAGATAATTAATGATGGAATTAAAGCAAAAGATAAGGATGATATGGCAACACCGAGTAACATGAAAAATAACCCGCCAAACAATACCCAGCCAGCAAACAGCACCCACCAAGGCATTGTTCCAGAAGACATACTTCTCATTGCTCTTCCTTCCACGTAAATATTACCCATTGGATCAAATGCTGACGGAATCCTCTGGTGATACATTGGTTCTTGGTCGGCTGGAATCTCTACCCTAATTTTATCTGAACTGAAATTGCTGTACTGTTCAAAGTAATTTTCAGGTTCGTCGTTATTGCTCATGATTTGTAGCAGTTCGTTTTGACTGCTCTTTACAAGATATAACTAGACTCTACAAGTGCTAATTGCAGCATTTCGCATTTGCTTTACGAATGAACACATTAGGACAGGTTTTTATGAAAGGCAGAGGATATGAGGTTATAGAGAATTTTTCCTGTGCCAAGGGATTTTAAGTAAGGACTAAAGTCCTTACTACCAACTAACCCAGACATACCGCTAAATCTTGTTCTGGTGTGGTGATGAGTTGGAGATTATATTTCTCAGAAAGCAATTTCACAACATTGGGAGTTAGGAAAGCTGGGAGGGTGGGGCCGATGCGGATGTTTTGGATACCCAGGTATAAGAGAGTTAGAAGAACTGCGATCGCCTTTTGTTCATACCAAGACAGTATCATTGATAGTGGTAGCTGATTGACGTTGACTTTAAAAGCACCCGCCAAAGCTACAGCTATTTGGATGGCTGAGTAAGCATCGTTACATGAACCTATCCCACGAATAAAATTCTGTTAATCCAGATGTGAATTGTCGCAAGAGAAAGAAAACCGTTGAAGCAGGCAGAAATTCTTTCCCACCGAACAACGAGTCGGCGATATTTTCTTTGAAACCAAGCAAAACAGCGCTCTTGTTGAAAACGCGGAACAGAAATTTTAATTGGTCTACCCCGATTTTTTCGATTCTTCCAAACACGCGCGCGGCAATTGAGGTCTGATTCCACGTTTACGCAATGCAGCCCGTTTGTCCTTGGAATCATAGCCTTTGTCAGCAGCCAGAACTTTAACACGTTTACGAGGTCTACCGGGTCTATTCGTTTTAACTTTGACACTATCTAACAGTGGTATCACTTGATCTGTTTCACTACCGTTGGCTGGAGTTGTGCGATTAGCCAAGGGCATACCATTACCATCAGTTAAGGTGTGTATTAAAATTCCCTTACCTTTATGACCGTACTTAACGCCTTCACCGCCACCTTTGCCAGGGGGAAAAAGACCCATCAACAGCACCGTAATTCCAGTTGATTAGGCTTCTTTCCTCTGCAATTCCTAGTATCCTTGCTTGTAAACTTTCCAAAGTTCCGTCCGTTTCCCAACGTTGCAACCATCTGTGCGCTGCACTTTTTGATGCCCAGATTTCTCCTGTGGGAGCATCACACCAACGGCATCCTGTTATCAATATATACAATAACGTGTTCAGTACATGACGAAATGGTGCATGAGGCATTCCCCTTCCTCTGTTTTCTGGTTCCTTGGGGAATATATCTTCAAACAACTTCCACTCCATATCACTTAACCCTTCAAATTTCCCCGCCATACCCTGATACAACTTACCGTTTTCAACAGCAGATTATCATATTGCTGGTATTAGTGGGATAGGTTCATTGTCCAATATCAATTAAGCGAGGAATACCACCGATATCGCCTAAATTCTGATCAAAGAAGCGGAATTTGCCACAGCCTAAAGTTAAGACTACACAATCATTAGGCATTTGTTCTACTAAATCGCTGTAGTAATTGCGTCCTGGTTTCGCGCCATCACAACCACCAACTAGAAAGAAGTGGCGAATATCACCTTGTTTGACAGTATTAATTACAGTGTCAGCTACACCTAGAACGGCATTTCTGGCGAAGCCTGTAGTTACTGTTTTTTGTTCACTTTCTTCTGTAAAACCAGGGAGTTCTAATGCTTTCTGGATAATTGGGGAAATGTCGCGGATGCTGATATGTTGCAAACCAGGATAACCCACAGGCCCTAAAGTAAATACCTTGTCTTTGTAAGTTTCATGGGGCGGCATGAGACAATTAGTAGTCATGACGATCGCACCTGGAAAGCGTTCAAATTCATGGGTTTGATTTTGCCATGCTGTACCGTAGTGTCCGTAAAGGTGTGTGTAAGTCTGTTTCAGCTTGGGATAGCCATGTGCGGGGAGGAGTTCGCCGTGGGTGTATACTTTGATTCCGGTTCCGACTGTTTGTTCGAGGACGGCTTTTAAGGCGAGTAAATCATGTCCTGAAACGAGGATGGCTTTACCTACTATATGACCAAGGAGAACAGTTGTTGGGGTAGGATGTCCAAAGGTTTCGGTATTACCTGCATCAAGTAATTCCATCGCTTTGAGGTTCATTTGCCCAACTTTTAAAGTTAAATCGAGCCAGTCTTGTAAACTCTTGTCTTGGGCATCGAGATTTGCTAAGACTTCATGGAAAAATACATACAAGCCTTCATTATGCTGGTCGAGTTCTAAGGCATGGAAAGCGTAAGCAGCTACGCCTTTAAGTCCATATAATACGGTGAGCTTGAGTGAGAAAATATCAACATTTTTAGCAGATTGGCTGATAAATTCAAATTCTAGGTCTTTTCCTTGCTGTATTTGTTGTTGTGTATTACTTGCAGGTTGAAAAGAGTTAATCTCTGACTGGATGACGGCGTTACCTGTAGCTTGAATTTGTAACTTGAGACTTTCGCGTAAGGCGATCGCACGATTGACAAAGCTAATAAAATCAGATGTGGAAAAGTTGACGTTTGTGAGTGTGGAGAATAGCATCTCACAGGTGAACTCATCTGTCTGGCGAGTATCAAGTCTTAGAGATTTTGCTTGTAGCGCTACTTGGGAGAGTCCGCGTAAACAATGTACTAGTAAATCTTGCAAAGCATCAACTTCTGGACTTTTACCGCAGGCTCCCCATAGATGACAGACATCGCCACGGGTGGTTTGTTCACACTGGTTACAGAACATATGTCTTCTCTCAAATCTTCATGCTTACAGAGTATTCCTTTGGATAGAGTAATTCCTTGATCTAAGTCAAGAGTATTTGTAAAGTTCGGTGAAGGAGGGAGGAGAGAGGAGAAGAAATTTTTAACGCGGAGGAACGCAGAGGTTAACGCAGAGGAACGCGGAGGTTTCTTGAGGATGATTTGTTATGTCTTCAGATAATTGGTGTCAGGTGTATCTTGATGGAGAATTGGGATAATGTGGACTGCTTTTGTTCATTTTTTTACATAAATCAAAGAGAAAGTTTTTCTATGACTGTTACGGAACGTATTTTAGAGGTTAAACAATTTTTACAGAAAACGCCGATTTTTCAGGATTTATCAGATGAACAATTGCAAGCACTAGCTAATATTGCTATTGTCCAAAGTTATAAAAAAGGGGAAATTATATTCTGGGA
Above is a genomic segment from Nostoc sp. MS1 containing:
- a CDS encoding transposase, which encodes MGLFPPGKGGGEGVKYGHKGKGILIHTLTDGNGMPLANRTTPANGSETDQVIPLLDSVKVKTNRPGRPRKRVKVLAADKGYDSKDKRAALRKRGIRPQLPRACLEESKKSG
- the hcp gene encoding hydroxylamine reductase, whose protein sequence is MFCNQCEQTTRGDVCHLWGACGKSPEVDALQDLLVHCLRGLSQVALQAKSLRLDTRQTDEFTCEMLFSTLTNVNFSTSDFISFVNRAIALRESLKLQIQATGNAVIQSEINSFQPASNTQQQIQQGKDLEFEFISQSAKNVDIFSLKLTVLYGLKGVAAYAFHALELDQHNEGLYVFFHEVLANLDAQDKSLQDWLDLTLKVGQMNLKAMELLDAGNTETFGHPTPTTVLLGHIVGKAILVSGHDLLALKAVLEQTVGTGIKVYTHGELLPAHGYPKLKQTYTHLYGHYGTAWQNQTHEFERFPGAIVMTTNCLMPPHETYKDKVFTLGPVGYPGLQHISIRDISPIIQKALELPGFTEESEQKTVTTGFARNAVLGVADTVINTVKQGDIRHFFLVGGCDGAKPGRNYYSDLVEQMPNDCVVLTLGCGKFRFFDQNLGDIGGIPRLIDIGQ
- a CDS encoding transposase, whose translation is MAGKFEGLSDMEWKLFEDIFPKEPENRGRGMPHAPFRHVLNTLLYILITGCRWCDAPTGEIWASKSAAHRWLQRWETDGTLESLQARILGIAEERSLINWNYGAVDGSFSPWQRWR